A window of Thioalbus denitrificans genomic DNA:
ACCGTGGAGCCGCTGGGGCTACCTGGTGGGGCTGGTGGGCCAGCCCTTCTGGTTCGCCGCCGCCGTCCAATCCGGCCAGTGGGGGCTGTTCCTCATCACCTGCTGGTTCACCTACGCCTGGGGGCAGGGCGTGTGGCTGCGCATCGTGGTGCCACGCCGCGAGGCCCGCGCGCCGTGACCGACCCCGACATGCGGCTCGTCCAGTCCACCTGGTACGAGCGTACCCAACGACCCTACTTCGAGAGACCCGACGCCATGACGGAAGAGCAGACCCTGGTCCAGCGCCTGATCCGGGAGGAGTGCGACGCGCTCTGCGCGATGCTGCTGGAGAAAAACCGCAAGTACGGCAACTCGGCCCTGGAGCCGGTGCGCATCTTCTCCCGGGCGAACCCCATGGAGCAGCTGGCGGTGCGGCTGGACGACAAACTCTCCCGCATTCGCTCCGGGCAGCCGGACGAAGACGAGGACGTGGACGGCGACATCGCCGGCTATCTCGTTCTGCGCAAGGTGATGCGCCGCCTCCAGGCCGGCGAGCGTCTGGCGTCCACCGCGGGCTGAATCCACCGTTCCGGGCTATCACTGTCAGGCAGTTCAATCAAAGCATTTGATAACCCGGAGAATAGGCAGATGGATTTGATAAAACAGAAGGAAGTCATTTTGCGCGAACTGGAACAGGAAAACGAACAGCTCCACCGCCGGCTGGAGATCGCCGAGGCGCAGGCGGCGCAGTTCCGCCGGCTGCGGGATGCCGTGGGGCTGGAGTGGGTGGTTGACCCCGAGCGGCTCGCGGCGCTGGTGCGCGAGGCCGGGCGAAGATGAGAGGTGGGCGGGGGCTCGCGCCCCCGCCCGGTTTAGGCCAGCAGCATCAACACCACCGCCGCCACCCGAAGGAGTGCGGTTATGGAGATCGATACCTCGACCTTGATCGTGAGACGGACCATAAGGGATGCCCTCAGGTTCGGCCCACGGCGCCGTGGGTATAAAACCCGTGTATTTCTATTTGCGCCCTGGCTGGCGCTAGCCCATCGGGATGATCGGTCCCTCCGGACGGCGGACTGGTTATCCTGGTTCGGTAGCCTCGGGGCCGAATACGGGGTTTCCACCGCGTATCGGCGCCGAAGCGCCTAACAGGACCAGCCCTTTAGCCCTCTCCACTTGAGGACCAGGGCCTTTGTGGGAAGGCCCTCGCGCCCCGGGGTTTCCCGCTCGGCGGGAAGCCGATGACGCTGCGAGCATTATACCCCAAATCATAAAGTGACCCATTTCGGACGACGCGCCCGCCGCCATCCGTCCAGACTGCCCCCGAACACGACCGAAACCGAGCCGGTCGCACCGGACCCATCCGACCCAGGGGGCAGATCGTGACCACGAAGAAGACGAAGCCCGAAGCCGACGCCGAGGCCGCCACGCCCGAGGCAAAGACCGCCGAAGCCGCTGCCGCGGAGAGCACCCCGCCGGAGCCCGCAGCCGGCGCCGACGCCGTGGCCGAGAGCCCGAAGGCAAAGGCCGCCGAGATCCCCGACTGGAAGCGGGCGGACTACACAGGCCCGCTGGACTGCGCGCAGGCCGACTGGCGCAACCGCCATTTGACGAAATGAGCCTGCAGCGCACCAAGCTGTCCACCGCCGTCCGCAAAGCCGCGGGCGAGGCCTCCAGCGACCAGCTGGAGGCCATCAACCGCCTGGCCCTGGCCGAGCTCGCCGCCGAGCAGGTCTACGTGCGCACCGCCTACCTCGGCCACAACGGCATCGACCGCGACCGCGAGGTGTTGGACGACGGGCTGCTGGACGACTTCGCCCGCACCCTGCCGGGCAAGGGCCTGCACCTGCGCCACCCGGGCGGTTGGAACGGCGACAGCGGGCCGGGCATCGGGCGCTGGTTCGAGGCCCGGGTCGTGGAGATGAGCCTCGACGAGGCCCGCGCGGCCCTCCGGGAGCCCGGCCTGCAGTTTCCGCCCGGTACCGAGCGGGCGAAGCTGCTGGAGGCTTCCAGCTACCTCCCGCGGTCCGGGAAGAACGCCGACCTCATCCTGGATATCGACGCCGGCGTTGCGGGTGACCAGTCGCTCGGCTTCACCGCTTCGGATCGCACCGCCATCCAGAACCCGGCCGGGGACACCATCGCCTACCGGCTGCTCGGACCCGGCGAGGCGCTGGAGGCCTCGCTTGTCTGGCTCGGCGCCCAGCCCGGGGCCCGTTTCCACAAGGGCGCGCCGCGCCCCACCGCAGAGGATCACGAGATGAGCGAAGAGCAGATGAAGGCGCTGCAGAAGAAGGCCGACGACGCCGAGGCCCGCGCCAAGGCGCTGCAGCCCAAGGCCGACGGCTTTGACGCCATCGCCAAGGCGGTGGGCGATGGGCTGGCCGCTGACCCCGACGCCCTCAAGGCCGCCGTGTCCGCCGGTCAGGCGGCCCACGACGAGCTGGTGAACGACATCGTCTCCTCCGAGCGCCTGGCCGGGATGGTCACCGGTGACGATGAGGCCAGCACCAAGAACGCCAAGGCCCTCTACGCCGACTGGTCCATGGACCGGCTCAAGGCCTACGCCGAGCGGGTGAAGAAACTGGTCCCGGCGGGCGGCACCATCGCGGGCGGCGACCCGAACGCCACCGCCGCCGGCGGCGGGCCGCGGCCCAAGCAGGACGGCCAGAAGAGCGCCTTCAACCCCACCGAAAACCCCCTGGTCACCGGCTGACCGGCCGCGCCCGGAACAGAGTAGAGGAGCAGAACGATGGCAACCGAAATCCTGAGCGTGGACTTCACCGGGTCCGTCGTCGCCCACACCGCGGCAACCACCGCCAAGGGCTTCTACGTGGTGGGTGGGCTGGTCTGCATGGCCATGAACGCCGCCGATGCCGACGCCGACAACGTCTTCGTCTACAAGGCCGACCGCGTGCGGGTGCCCAAGGCCACCGGCGAGGCCTGGACCTTCGGCACGAAGATCTACTGGGACGCGACGGCCGAGAAGTTCACCACCACGTCCACCGCCAACACCCTGGCCGGCATCGTGGCGGAGGCGGCCGCCAGCGCCGACACCGAGGGCGAAATCGATCTCAGCCCGTTCGTCAACGCCGCCTGACCGTAGGGCCCTGGACCTGACCGACTGAAGAGGGAGAAACCATGCACACCAGCATCAAGTTCGACAAGCTCCGGGGCCTGCCCGACGACCAGCAGATCAAGATGCTGGCGGGCGCCATCGGCTGGGAGTTCTCCAAAGTTCCCCTGGCACTGGCCATGTCGCCCATGGCTGGCGTGGATCCCGCCCGCGTGAAGGGCGTCAGCGGGGCCGGTCGCGCGCCCAGCTTCGATGCCATCAAGGCGCACATGAAGGCCTTCCTGGGCCAGAAGTACGCCACCAGCGACGACACGCCCTATCTGAACGACGTGTCCAACCAGATGGAGCAGTGGTTCCACACCAACATGCCCGAGATGGACATGGCCTTCGCGCTGCTGTTCGATTTTCTCGACCTGCGCAATTCGACCCATGACCACTTCGACATCCTCGACACCAACGCGGGCCTCACCTGGACCCAGCGCCGCCCGGGGCAGGCCGCGAATATTCGCCGCAACATCAGCGAGGCGAAGGCCAGCGTCAGCTACCTGGAGTGGAGCGACGGCCTCGGCCTGCTGGACGCCTGGCTCCAGTTCCAGCAGTACTGGAACATCGACGAGGCGGTCATGGAGTTCATGACCACCTTCTACGACAAGATGGCGTCCCTGCACTACGGGCTGTTCACTGCGCTCGGCGCGGGCGTCGACCAGGCCTTTGCCACCGACGACGTGCAGACCGCCAACAACGCCGCCGCGGCCATCATCCGGGCCGTCAAGGAGAAAGGCTACGCCGTGGGCGACAACCCCACTTTCTACGCCCTCTGCGCGGTGGAGCAGGTGGGTCGCCTGGAGCGCAT
This region includes:
- a CDS encoding DUF2190 family protein, with protein sequence MATEILSVDFTGSVVAHTAATTAKGFYVVGGLVCMAMNAADADADNVFVYKADRVRVPKATGEAWTFGTKIYWDATAEKFTTTSTANTLAGIVAEAAASADTEGEIDLSPFVNAA